DNA sequence from the Deinococcus roseus genome:
TGCAGGCCAGTTGAGCCCCGAGTCCAAACTGTGCCCGCAGATCCGCATAGACGGCCTTGTGGAGCCTGGGAGCGGAGGAGGTTTTGTCGAGTTCAAAGGCCCTTTGAGAGGCGTAATTCAGAGCATCACGGTAGGCCAGAGAAATTGCATCCAACGCGGCTTTCTGTTGCGCATTGTGTCGCAGTTTCAATGTGGCGCTGATCGTAACCCTCATAAGGAAAGTATTCATGGTGAAAAACAGGATCAAGACTTTTACGGCCTGGGAGGCTTTTGGCTTCCACCCATTCCTCCCAGCGGACAGGCCCCATTCTGGGTGCGATCAGGCCCCATTCTGGGTGTGATCAGGCCCCATTCTGCGAGCAATCCCCATTCTGGGTGCTGTTTTGCTCAAGAAGGGTGCCGTTCTAACCAAGAAGCCGTTCTGTCCAAGAATGACTGAAGTCACGGGTGTCCAGGGTTGCCCAACATGAATTGTTTGGGCACCAGCGTTTTCTGGCCCAGTTCAGTGTGGGTACCCTCCCCCACCTGCAACTCATGAAAGCCATTGAACTGCTGGGCACCAAAGTGGCTCCAGTGGTGAAAAAAGAAATGGCTTCCAGGGTTGGCTGAACAGCGCCAGTCTCTTTCAAGACAACTTGCATTTTGTGGCTGCTGGCCTTTTATACTGAAGCTGAGGAATAAAAATGAAAAACATCTGTATTGGATTATGTTTGATGCTGGTCTTGCAATCCTGTGCACCCAGGGTCTCTTATCTTGACACCACCTATCCCAGAATCCCTGCTGGATCAGCCTACCGCAGCACGCCTCAGGGAAATGAACAGCCAGACACTGTTCTGTTGCCGGAAGGATGCCAGGAACACGGGGTCACCTATGCCGAGTTGCAAAAGGTGGGCCTGGAACAGGCAAAGGCCACATGCAAAGAACTGGACCAGCAGGCAGAACTTGGAGGCATTTTGCTCATCCCAGTGGTCGGACTGGCCATCTATGGAATCTGGGCTGTCATCTCTATTGTGCTCCAGGCCCTCAATCCATAGGGCTGCAGTGGCTTGTTTTTTGTGAAGGCAAAGTATGTCTGAGACAACAAGAATCGTTTAGAATAACGTTATTCTAAATTTCTTTTCTGTCGTTCTTGAATGGCTTTATACTTCAACAAACCCAGCATGTTCCTTCGATCAAAAACCAGGTTCCCAAAAGCGCACAACAAGGCTGCAATCATACCAAACAACAAAAAAGCCGATGTCGGGTTTCTGCCTTGAAAGTCAGGTTAAAACCTGACATCATGCAGCCATGAATGACAACTCCATGCAAGAAGTGATGCGGCAACTTGCGGACATCCGCACCCGGCGGGACATCACCCTGCTCACGGTGTCCAAACGCATTGGTGTGCGCTCCAAGCAGAGTGTGCTGGATCTGGAAAACAGCGACAACCCCACCATCCGCAGCGTGCTGAAATACGCCGAGGCTCTGGGTGTGGGCATCGAACTGAACATCAACCGCTGCCATGTGCTGCCGGTCTTCAACCACGCTGGAGGGGTCGGAAAGTCCACCACCACCCGCGACATTGGATACGCCCTGGCAGAACTTTTCCATTTCAGGGTGCTGTTGATCGATGCCGACAGCCAGGCCAACCTGACAGAGATGTTTGGGCTCAATCCTGCCCAGATTCCCCTGGAAAACACCATCAACCACATCTGGGAAAGCGATGAACTGTCTTTCCCAGAGCCCACCAGAATCACTGAAAAACTGCATCTGGTGCCCAGTCAGCTCGAAATCAGCGGTCTGGAACTGAGCATTCCCACAGTGATCAATGGACAGAATTTGCTGTCCACCGCACTCAAATCCATCCGGGAACAGTACGACTTTGTGCTGATCGACTGCCCTCCTTCGGTGGGACAGGT
Encoded proteins:
- a CDS encoding AAA family ATPase encodes the protein MNDNSMQEVMRQLADIRTRRDITLLTVSKRIGVRSKQSVLDLENSDNPTIRSVLKYAEALGVGIELNINRCHVLPVFNHAGGVGKSTTTRDIGYALAELFHFRVLLIDADSQANLTEMFGLNPAQIPLENTINHIWESDELSFPEPTRITEKLHLVPSQLEISGLELSIPTVINGQNLLSTALKSIREQYDFVLIDCPPSVGQVTMSCLLAGDAMIVPTPPKEKTMGGLPRVFKVLNICKKSNPQYRIALFVTTRFVRNVHSTDEGYYEEIAPVLKKYGPVSQPIGERTMFEDAWQNRKSILQYRPDSEAAREVMVVTEELLASLNVQVNVNE